One region of Sylvia atricapilla isolate bSylAtr1 chromosome Z, bSylAtr1.pri, whole genome shotgun sequence genomic DNA includes:
- the SRPX2 gene encoding sushi repeat-containing protein SRPX2, translating to MAQEAAPVLLVVLARLVSSTWHEGSGYYLESHTNEVYAEEPPPEPALDYRRVPQWCATLNIHRGDATCYSPRGSSYRSSLGTRCELSCTRGYRLVGPSAVQCLPNRHWSGMAYCRQIRCHVLPAVLRGSYVCSAGVQMDSRCDYTCLPGYQLEGDRSRICMEDGRWSGSEPICVDLEPPKIRCPESRERLAEPGKLTATVYWDPPRVRDSADGVIKRVTLRGPEPGSEFPEGEHVIRYTAHDQAYNRASCKFSIRVQVRRCPVLKPPQNGYISCTSDGNNYGATCEYLCDGGYERQGTSLRVCQSTQQWTGSQPLCAPMQINTDVNSAASLLDQFHEKRRLLVISAPDPSNRYYKMQISMLQQAACGLDLRHVTTVELVGQPPHEVGRIREHRLSLGIIEELRRFLHLTRSHFNAVLLDKAGADRERYISPVSPDELFVFIDTYLLSEREAARRAQGGDPCE from the exons ATGGCGCAGGAGGCAGCCCCCGTCCTGCTGGTTGTCCTCGCCAGGCTGGTGTCATCCACGTGGCACGAAG GCTCTGGCTACTACCTGGAGAGTCACACCAACGAGGTGTACGCAGAAGAACCTCCCCCCGAGCCTGCCCTGGATTACCGTCGAG TGCCCCAGTGGTGCGCCACGCTCAACATCCACCGCGGAGACGCCACTTGCTATTCCCCCCGGGGCAGCTCGTACcgcagcagcctggggacacgCTGCGAGCTGAGCTGCACCCGCGGCTACCGCCTGGTGGGTCCCAGCGCTGTGCAGTGCCTGCCCAATCGCCACTGGTCCGGGATGGCCTACTGCCGGC AAATCCGGTGCCACGTGCTGCCGGCGGTGCTGCGGGGCTCCTACGTGTGCTCGGCGGGCGTGCAGATGGATTCCCGCTGTGACTACACCTGCCTGCCCGGCTACCAGCTGGAGGGCGACCGCAGCCGCATCTGCATGGAGGATGGGCGCTGGAGCGGGAGCGAGCCAATCTGTGTAG ATCTGGAGCCTCCCAAGATCCGCTGTCCAGAGTCCCGGGAGCGCCTGGCAGAGCCAGGCAAGCTGACTGCCACCGTCTACTGGGACCCTCCCCGCGTGAGGGACTCTGCTGACGGAGTCATCAAGAG GGTGACGCTGCGGGGCCCGGAGCCCGGCTCGGAATTCCCTGAAGGAGAGCATGTGATCCGCTACACCGCCCACGACCAGGCTTACAACCGAGCCAGCTGCAAGTTCAGCATCCGCGTCCAAG TGAGGCGCTGCCCTGTCCTGAAGCCTCCTCAGAACGGGTACATCTCCTGCACCTCCGACGGCAACAACTACGGTGCCACCTGCGAGTACCTGTGCGACGGCGGCTACGAGCGCCAGGGCACCTCCCTGCGGGTCTGCCAGTCCACCCAGCAGTGGACGGGCTCCCAGCCGCTGTGTGCAC CCATGCAGATCAACACAGACGTGAACTCGGCCGCCAGCCTGCTGGATCAGTTCCATGAGAAACGCCGTCTCCTTGTCATCTCGGCCCCCGACCCCTCTAACCGCTACTACAAGATGCAGATCTCCATGCTGCAG caaGCTGCCTGCGGGCTGGACCTGCGCCACGTCACCACGGTGGAGCTGGTGGGGCAGCCCCCACACGAGGTGGGACGCATCCGGGAGCACCGGCTGTCCCTTGGCATCATCGAGGAGCTCAG GCGCTTCCTGCACCTGACGCGCTCCCACTTCAACGCGGTGCTGCTGGACAAGGCGGGCGCGGACCGCGAGCGCTACATCTCCCCGGTCAGCCCCGACGAGCTCTTTGTCTTCATCGACACCTACCTGCTGAGCGAGCGAGAGGCGGCGAGGCGGGCACAGGGCGGGGACCCCTGCGAGTGa
- the SYTL4 gene encoding synaptotagmin-like protein 4, with product MSEAVDLSFLSDVERDLILQVLQRDEELRKAEERRIRRLKNELLEIRRKGAKRGSQRYSERTCARCQQSLGRVSPKANTCRGCNHLVCRDCRSYSPSGSWRCKVCTKEAELKKTTGDWFYDQRVNRFANHLGSDMVRLSLRHRPTANKRETVGQTLLQKAQLSEPKSSSPVRQPSPPAPREGSSLFPDALDPRDGKSDTESMENMSLDSYRPSPADVGGRRNSLERAIPGKQVVVPARPASSSLTLPLRSKNAFSDGRDATVGTRSSTLVDEHETIFKKNPRRVVRPADYTKSVIDLRPGDLVGEGGSLGDRSKSVPGLNTELEEEEEDIDNLVEIHRQRVARGSMRSGTSSSTLGSMVSIYSEAGDFGSVAVTGGISFSLSYEQQTQTLFIHVKECRQLAYGDEGRKRSNPYVKTYLLPDKSRQGKRKTTIKRNTINPLYNELLKYEINKSLLLARTLQFSVWHHDRFGRNTFLGEVEVPLDAWNFESHLEEFLPLHGKIGADAAGLHQYKGELVVSMKYIPSAKPPGAGNSRKGKAGEGGELQVWIKEAKNLTAAKSGGTSDSFVKGYLLPHKNKASKRKTPVVKKTLNPHYNHTFVYNGINPEDLQHICLELTVWDREPLSSNDFLGGVRLGVGNGVSNGQAVDWMDSTGEELNLWQKMCQYPGSWAEGTLQLRPTMARLRP from the exons ATGTCGGAGGCTGTGGATTTGTCCTTCCTGTCGGACGTGGAGAGAGATTTGATCCTGCAGGTCCTACAGCGCGACGAGGAGCTCcgaaaggcagaggagaggcGGATCAG GCGCCTGAAGAATGAGCTGCTGGAGATCCGGCGCAAGGGAGCCAAGCGGGGCAGCCAGCGCTACAGCGAGCGGACCTGCGCCcgctgccagcagagcctgggccgCGTCAGCCCCAAGGCCAACACTTGCCGGGGCTGCAACCACTTGGTGTGTCGGGACTGCCGTTCCTACAGCCCCAGCGGCTCCTGGCGCTGCAAAGTCTGCACCAAGGAGGC tgagctgAAGAAGACCACGGGAGACTGGTTCTATGACCAGAGGGTGAACCGCTTTGCCAACCACCTGGGCAGCGACATGGTGCGGCTGTCCCTGCGGCACAGGCCCACAG CCAACAAAAGAGAGACTGTGGGACAAACCCTCCTCCAGAAAGCCCAGCTCAGCGAGCCTAAAAGCTCCTCTCCGGTCCGCCAGCCGAGCCCCCCTGCACCCCGGGAGGGATCCAG TTTGTTCCCAGATGCCTTAGACCCTCGGGATGGCAAAAGCGACACAGAGTCCATGGAAAACATGAGCCTGGACAGCTACAGACCTAGTCCTGCTGATGTGGGGGGCAG GAGGAACTCCCTGGAGAGAGCCATCCCTGGAAAACAGGTTGTAGTGCCAGCAAGACCTGCTTCCTCCAGCCTGACCCTCCCTCTCCGCTCCAAAAACGCGTTCTCTGACGGACGG GATGCCACCGTGGGGACCCGCAGCAGCACCTTGGTGGACGAGCACGAAACGATTTTCAAGAAGAATCCCCGGCGGGTGGTGAGGCCTGCAG ACTACACCAAGTCCGTGATTGACCTGCGCCCCGGGGACCTTGTGGGGGAAGGTGGCTCTTTGGGGGACAGGAGCAAGTCAGTCCCTGGCCTCAACACAGAGCTG gaggaggaggaggaggacatCGATAACCTGGTGGAGATCCACCGGCAGCGGGTGGCCCGGGGCAGCATGCGCAGCGGCACCTCCTCG AGCACACTGGGGAGCATGGTCAGCATTTACAGTGAGGCCGGCGACTTTGGCAGCGTGGCTGTCACCGGGGGCATCTCCTTCTCGCTGAGCTACGAGCAGCAGACACAGACTCTGTTCATCCACGTGAAGGAGTGTCGCCAGCTGGCCTACGGGGACGAGGGCAGGAAGCGCTCCAACCC GTATGTGAAGACCTACCTCCTGCCAGACAAATCCCGGCAAGGGAAACGCAAGACAACCATCAAACGCAACACCATCAATCCCCTGTACAACGAGCTGCTGAAG TATGAGATTAACAAGTCCCTGCTGCTGGCGAGGACGCTGCAGTTCTCGGTGTGGCACCACGACCGCTTCGGCCGCAACACGTTCCTGGGGGAGGTGGAGGTCCCACTGGATGCCTGGAACTTCGAGAGCCACCTGGAGGAGTTCCTACCCCTGCATGGCAAG ATCGGTGCAGATGCTGCTGGTCTCCACCAGTACAAGGGGGAGCTGGTTGTCTCCATGAAGTACATCCCATCTGCCAAgcctcctggggctgggaacagcaggaaag GCAAAGCAGGGGAAGGTGGTGAGCTCCAGGTCTGGATCAAAGAAGCCAAGAACCTCACAGCAGCCAAGTCGGGGGGGACCTCAGACAGCTTTGTTAAGGG CTACCTCCTGCCACACAAAAACAAGGCCTCCAAGAGGAAGACGCCTGTGGTGAAGAAGACCCTGAACCCTCATTACAACCACACCTTTGTCTACAACGGGATCAACCCCGAGGACCTGCAGCACATCTGCCTGGAGCTGACGGTCTGGGACCGGGAGCCGCTGTCCAGCAACGACTTCCTCGGGGGTGTCCGTCTGGGGGTGGGCAATG GTGTGAGCAACGGGCAGGCTGTGGACTGGATGGACTCCACGGGTGAGGAGCTGAACCTGTGGCAGAAGATGTGCCAGTACCCGGGCTcctgggcagaggggacactgcagctCCGTCCCACCATGGCCAGGCTGAGGCCATAG